From Niallia sp. Man26:
TGTCATAACGAATGAAGGCTGGCAGAAGCTATCGATTGTCAGGGGAACGATGTGGGTCGTCATAATTCTCCTTATAGTCGCAGCCATTTTGATGTCTTATACATTTATGCAAAATTACTCACGCCGCATTAACAAAATAGTATCGACCATTCGTCAAGTGGAAAAGGGAAACCTGGCTGCACGGATTCCTGCATCTGATGAAGAGGATGAATTAGCGAAGATTGCCTTTAATATAAATTCCATGCTCGATGAATTAAATAATTATATTGCCCAATTTTATTTACTTAACTTAAAGCAGCAGCAGGCAGAATTGAAGGCGCTTCAAGCACAGATTAATCCGCACTTTTTATTTAATACGCTTGAAGCCATCAGAATGGTGGCAATGTTGGAGGGTTCTAAAACTTCCAGTAAGATGACCTTTCATTTATCAAAACTGTTCCGCTATTCACTGGAATCGAAAGATATTGTCCCATTATATACCGAGATTGAATATGTTAAACAATATTTAACATTAATGCAGTTTAAACATCCCGATAAGCTGGAGGTTCAGTTTCATTTAGCAGAGGAAGTAGAGCAAACACCTGTGCAAAAATTAATCCTTCAGCCGATTATTGAAAATTACTTTGTACATGGCTTTAAAAAGGATCGAACTGACAATCTCTTAACAATTAGCGGCGTTAAACTTGGCGAAAAAATTGAAATCAGGATTGACGATAATGGGAAGGGCATGTCAGAAGAAAAACTGTCCCAAATTGTTCATCATATTAATTGTGAAGAGGGCGATGAAATGAAATCAATTGGATTAAGAAATATTCATCAGCGTTTAAAGCTAAAATATGGAGACCAATACGGGCTCTCGGTAAAAAGCAGTCCAGCAGTAGGAACAACCGTTATTTTAACCATTCCAGTTCAGGGGATTTACCATGTTTAAAGTACTGTTGGCAGATGACGAACCGATTATTACAAAAGGACTTTCAGCGATTTTGGATTGGGAAGATTACGGATTTGAGATAGTACATACAGCAGAAAGTGGCGAGGAGGCACTCTCTTATATAAAAGAGAATCCGATTGATATTCTCATTTCGGATATTTTAATGGGAGAAATGTCCGGTCTTGATTTAATCCAAGAGGTTAAAAGCATTCGGTCTGACACAAAGAGTATTGTTTTAACAGGTTATCAGGAGTTTGACTATATAAAACGAGGGTTGTTATTAGGGATTGAAAATTATTTAGTTAAGCCTGTTGATGAAGAGGAATTATTAAAAACACTGCAATCTGTCGGACAGAAATTAAAGGTTGCAACTGCTGGCAGCCAGACAAAAGACTCAACTACCATGCTGGATAATACATTATGGGGCTTTCTGACAGGGGAAGTTAGCCAGCATGATTGCTTGGAAAGATTAGCATTGTATAACATTGAATTTAATAAGCCGTTTTATAATGTTTCTATCTTAAATATTGAACATTTTCAGCAGTCTGAAGTTGTAAATCACATCCGTCATTATATTGAAACAAAGTACTCTGCCTTATGTCTCCATAATCCGAATCAAGAGATCATCATTATATTTGACGGTTCAAGTGAAGAGGAACTAATAAAGCAAAACCAGCGTCTAGTGACTGACCTCTGCAATGAACAAAAAAGAATAGGCTTATTTTATTTGGCAATGGGCAAACCAGTTCAAATGCTGGATGAATTAAATGAAAGCTTTACGATGGCAAGAGACTGCAGCGCCATGCAGTTATATTTAGAACCTAATGTGCTGATTACAGATAAACAGGCATTAGATCGGCATGATGAACAGAAACAGCAGCAGGAATTCAAAGATTGCCTTGTGAAAATGCTTATGAATGCGGAGGAAGAATCGTTAGCTCTAGTTGATTTATTTTTTAAGAATTTAACAGAAAAAGACAATCTTATCTCGCCGCAAGTAGCGAAAAAATATACATTTGATTTAATCTCTTATATTCATTATTCAGTGCGTCCAGATGATCTTTGTCTTTATACAGCTGTTGTGGAACGGATTGTCTATAGTTCGGATATTGAGCAGATGAGGGACATTTTGACTGAATATTGCTATGAACTGATTCTGACTGTTCATAATCATGTTCATTTGCGAAGTCCAATTGTCCAAAATGTTCTTACCTTTATTCATGCTCACTTTGACCAAGGCTTGTCCTTAAAAACACTAGGGCAGCAATTTCATGTTAATGCTATTTACTTAGGTCAGTTATTCCAAAAGGAAGTAGGAGTTGTCTTTTCAGAATACCTTAATCGTTATCGCTTGGAAAAAGCGAAGGAATTATTGAAAGCCACTCATTACAGGGCAGGCGATATTGGGAAAAAAGTAGGTTATTCTGATACGACTTATTTTTATAAGCAATTTAAGAAAATGGTTGGCACAACTCCGAGTGAGTGGCGGAAAATTTAAAAAAGGAAGCGGTGATAAATTTGAAATATCTTTTTCCTGAAAAATTTTGGTGGGGAAGTGCGGCATCTGGTCCGCAAACAGAAGGAGCAGCTATGATTGATGGCAGAAAGGAAAGTATGTGGGATTTTTGGTATAGCCAAAATCCTGAATGCTTTCATCATGGCGTCGGACCGACCCATACATCAGATTTCTATCATCGATTTAAAGAAGATATTCAGTTAATGAAAGAAACGGGTCATAACTCTTTTCGCACATCTATCCAATGGTCACGGTTAATCCCAAATGGAACCGGGGAAGTAAACGAGAAGGCTGTTGATTTCTACAATCAGGTCATTGATGAGCTGCTGGCCAATGATATCGAACCATTTATAAATTTATACCACTTTGATATGCCAATGTGCATGCAGGAAATAGGCGGCTGGGAGAACCGAAACGTGATTGATGCCTATGTGAACTATGCTACTACCTGTTTTCGGTTATTTGGAGATCGTGTGAAGTATTGGTTTACCTTCAATGAACCAATTGTGCCTGTCGAGGCTAGTTATTTATATGATTTGCATTATCCTAATGTAATTGATTTTAAGCGGGCGGCCATCGTTGCCCATCATACCATTGTCGCTCATGCAAAAGCCGTCGAGGCATTTAGGAAATTAGAGTTAGCTGGGAAAATCGGCATTATTCTTAACTTAACACCCTCTTATCCAAGAAGCGAGGACAAAGAGGATAGGGCAGCAGCTCATATTGCAGATGTATTCTTTAACCGCAGTTTTCTCGACCCAGTCACAAAGGGGGTATATCCTCGTGAATTGGTTGAAATTTTACAAGCAAGAGAGTTGCTTCCGCCTGTTGAGGCCGATGATTTGGAGGTAATCCGCAATAATCCGATTGATATTTTAGGAGTGAACTACTATCAGCCTCGCCGCGTAAAAGCGAAAGAAACCCAAGAATCAGAAAATGCTCCGTTTATGCCTGAACATCTATTTGATCCTTATATTATGCCAGGCCGAAAAATCAATCCCCACCGCGGCTGGGAGATTGCAGAGGAAGTAATTTACGATATTATGATTGATATTCGTGATAATTATGATAACATACCTTTTTTCATCTCAGAAAATGGTATGGGGGTTGAAGGGGAGGAAAAGTTCCGCAATGACGCAGGATATATTGAGGACGATTACCGAATTGAGTTTGTGAGAGAGCATTTGCAATGGGTGCATAAAGGTATACAGGAAGGAGCCAATTGTCTTGGATACCATATGTGGACATTTATGGATAACTGGTCATGGACAAACGCTTATAAGAACCGCTACGGATTTGTAGAGGTAGATTTAAAGAATAGCCTGAAACGTACTGTGAAAAAATCAGGGCGATGGTACAAGCAGCTGGCAGAAAATAACGGATTTTAACAGAATGGAGAGTGAAATTCTGATGGAAGCCTATATGGTATTCGATATTGGCGGCACCTTTATCAAATACGCAGTAATGGATGAGTCTGCCAGAAAACTAAGAAGTGGCAAGCTGGCAACACCTAAGGATGGACTGGACAGTTTCTTGCAGACCATACAAAGAGTAGCAGAGGAAAATGCTGCTGACTTTGAGTTGCAAGGAATAGCAGTAAGCTCACCAGGGGCGGTCGATATAAAAACAGGTTATATTGGCGGAGCGAGCGCTATCCCCTATATACATGGGGTAAACATGACAGCACACATCAGAGAAAAGACCAGACTTCGGACAGTAATAGAAAATGACGCGAATTGTGCAGCCTTGGCAGAAGGCTGGTTAGGAGCAGCCAAAGCAACAGATTACTATATTTGTATTGTAATAGGAACAGGAATAGGCGGCAGTATCGTCCTCAATCAAACCATTTTACGCGGCGCCAATCTTCACGGCGGAGAGTTCGGCTGCATGATAATGGGAGCACCAGCACAAGAGCCACTACAAGGCACATGGAGCCTTGCAGCTTCCACGAATGCTCTAGTAGAGGAAGTAAAAAAGAGAAAACAGCTAGAAGAAGGAACATTCGATGGAGAAGCTGTATTCCGCTTAGCAAAAGAAGGCGATTCGATTGCCAAAGAATGCATTGCTGAATTTTATAAAAGGCTTGCCATCGGTATATATAATTTGAAATATGCCCTCGACCCTGAAAAAATCCTAATTGGCGGCGGAGTCAGCAGCCGTCCAGAAGTAATAGAGGGAATTAACCGTGAATTACAGCAGCTGCGAAATGATGTTTCTACCTTACAAATAGAAGTGGAAGCTTGTCAGTTTGGAAATGATGCAAATTTAGTCGGAGCGTTGTTTCATTTTCTTAATACCAAGTATTGATAATTGCCCACCTATATTAAGTGCTGAAATGCACTTGAATATAGGTGGGTTTTATTTTTTATGGAGATATTTAGATAATGAACCTATTAGTTAACCAAAAATAAAGGAAGAGAAAGGGAATCTAGAACACGATAGTGCGTGCAGTGACTTTTCCGGTTGGCATGTTGCCTACTGCTCCCAGCAAAAACAGTTCTTTATTTTAACCAATGAATCTATGCTTTTACCAATAGGATGAGAAGTATAGTCCTGATAAAATTATGTAAGGGTTTACATTTTAGTTAGGCATCTATTGAAAATAACGTCTCAAAAGGGGGGAGAGTAGCACTTATTCCAAACATGGACGAAATACGTGGTGAGTACTTTGCAGAAATGGTTAAACAAAAAAGCGTTCACTTAACTTCTTTTGTTATCACATACAGTAGTAAAAATAAAGGAGGACAATGGATGTTTTCGCGATTCGGAAAAACTAAAAAAACACTAATCGTCACAGTTTCGTTGCTTTTTACTTTGCAAACAGGCTTGTCTACAGCTTTGGCGGGAGATACTTTGCCATACACAGGTGACAGTGCAACTGGATTAAATCAGCCAACTCAACACGGTTATACAGCGAATGACATTTTAGAATGGACACCTGAAGCGGATAAAAATGCGGAAATGCTGCGGTCACGAGTTCCTTTACAAGAACGTAATCAGGCATTTTCTGCTACACAGGCTAACCCAAATGTAAGCTCTGAGACACAAATGTTAAATCTTGCTGGTGATTATGGCAATGCTTTTATGGACAGCACAGCGTATACGAATAAATTCGGTCAATATACATTCCCGTACTGGCAGTATATTGACTATTATTCTTATTGGCATGGTACAGCGTCAGCTGATGTGCCGAATTACTTATATAATCCGAGCCTGCCATGGTATGAAAGATGGTTTGAATTTGGAGTACTTAATATTCCGAATCCTGCTTATACAAATGCCGCACATAAAAACGGGGTTAAATCTCTGGCGGTTATTTTTTTCTCGAGCAATGACAGGGGACCGCAAACGTATACACAAATGCTGGTAAAGGATAAGAAAGGTAACTTTCCTGTTGCTGAAAAGCTGATAGAGATGGCTCAATATTATGGTTATGACGGTTATTTCTTTAACCAGGAAGAAGCTAGCTCAGGGGTAGCTGTGAAGGATATACCTGTTTATAAAGAGTTTTTAAAGGTGTTAAGAGACAAAGGATTGTATGTGCAATGGTACGATTCTGTTCATAATACTACTGGCAAAACGAGGTATGAAAATGAATTTACGGCAGTTAATAGTCCGTTTGTAAAGGATGAGCAGTATGGTGATTTGGCTAACTCGATTTTCTTAAATTACTTATGGAACAAACAAAAAATGGTGAATTCTAAAGCACACGCCGAAAGTCTAGGGTTAGATTCATTGAAGACAGTGTTTGCTGGAATTGAAGCGGGCGGCGACAGGTTTAATAAACAGCGTAATGATTTGCGAAATAATTTGGACAGCAACGGAAAGCCGTTAAATAGTATTGCTATGCTGGGGTCTGATTTTACGCATCACGGCTTGGATGAAGATCTTGGCGGGGAAGATACAAATCGACGCAATGACAGTGATTATCAATGGATGTCATTTATCCGTGATCGTGCTTGGTGGTCAGGACCAAATTTGGACCCGACGAAAACGGGAAGAAACGGAAATGCACAGCTTTCAGATGTAGCAGCCAAAGGCGATAACTGGGATGGTGTTGCGGCATATATCGCTGAGCGCAGCGTGATTCAAGGTGCCAATTTTGTGTCTGATTTTAATATGGGCCGCGGTCAGGCTTATTATGTCAATGGCAAGGTAAGCAATGCAGAAGAATGGTCCAATATTAATATTCAAGATATTCCAGTGACATGGCAGTGGTGGCTGGAAACAACAGGTACGCCGCTTCAGGCTGATTTTGATTTTGGTCCTGAGTATAATGCAGGTTCAAGATACAGCTATGAAAAAGTCGGTGCCTTTAATGGCGGCAGCTCGCTAGTCGTAAATGGCGCACTAGATGCGGATAACTTCTTACACCTTTATAAGACTGATTTGCAAGTTAAACAGGGCTCAGAACTTTCCCTTACTTATAATAAAACATCGCCAGACGATTCGTCTGAAATGAGTGTCGGTTTCATTTTCAAGGACAATCCAGACAAGGTTGTGAAAGTAAAAGTTCCTGATTCCGGCAAGAAAACAGCAGGATGGGTAACCGCTAAGCTTGATTTAGCTGATTTTGCTGGCAAAGAAATTGCATCCTTTGGCATCCATTTTGCTAACGGCGATAAAAAAATCGATGATTATCAAATGAATATTGGGCAAGTGAAAATAAGTGACGGTTCTATTAAGAAACCGCAGGCACCAACAGGGCTGAAAATTACAAAAGCTTTACGGGACTCCAATGAAATGAATATTTCATGGGATATGGAAGCTTACGATAATGTGAAGCAATACAATGTCTATAATAATGGAGTTTATGTCGGGGGCATATACGATGAAGTCTTTTACCTGAAGAATTTGCAAAGTCTATCTGGTGAAATTACGTTGACGGCTGTGAGTCAGGACGGTCAAGAAAGCGACCCTGCAGCAGTGCATTACGACTTAACAAAAGGTGTAAGTAATATTAAAACCGTGCAATCAGATAACGGCGATATGGTAGTGTCCTGGAAAAATCCAATGGACATAGACGGTAAGATTTCTATCAATATTGCTACAGAGTACGACTATGCGAAGAAAGTAAACGAAACAGTCACTGTGAAAAACGGCAAAACAGAAGTGAAACTGCCTGACATGCCAATTAACGGTGATAAATATCTTATTAAAATAAAAGTCGGCAGCAATGACTGGATTAGCTACAGAGGCACGTTCTTTGATAAATCCATTGAAGCTTATTCAGCAGAAAAAGTGACGATAGAAGGGAATTCTGTTACATGGGGACTACCTGAATCAAGGGATTGGCACTATCTGTATGTCTATGAAAATGGTGAAGCGAAAACATTTGATACTACCTACAGTCAAGGACACAAACCTTATATTGTCCGCGGCCGCACACATACGAAAGAGCTCACCTTTGAAACGGAAGCAACAGACAGC
This genomic window contains:
- a CDS encoding sensor histidine kinase, translating into MKLKQTGRFQQKMFNKLFLTSSITIIVTVIILIVTITNYYSEIIIQKEVNVNTRTIERVEDYFSAKDSDVNKAIRDIYVQGDLIDDISFALHNGYGKYLEYRLNRFTEDHSYFPSNLDTYFNGFFSQDSDINAISLRSLDSHSVEYLLINNYLRWNESMKNAEVTENKPEANLRSAGLPKGRRLKDTITKKVVINNPVTLEKIGEISIFYSTEHLDKMVQKEEGAPASFFLLDAEGKTIYSHNEGVPSAIIQQFKQETNETKLSYKSKKFYINTVANKGDYTFVSVITNEGWQKLSIVRGTMWVVIILLIVAAILMSYTFMQNYSRRINKIVSTIRQVEKGNLAARIPASDEEDELAKIAFNINSMLDELNNYIAQFYLLNLKQQQAELKALQAQINPHFLFNTLEAIRMVAMLEGSKTSSKMTFHLSKLFRYSLESKDIVPLYTEIEYVKQYLTLMQFKHPDKLEVQFHLAEEVEQTPVQKLILQPIIENYFVHGFKKDRTDNLLTISGVKLGEKIEIRIDDNGKGMSEEKLSQIVHHINCEEGDEMKSIGLRNIHQRLKLKYGDQYGLSVKSSPAVGTTVILTIPVQGIYHV
- a CDS encoding response regulator transcription factor, with product MFKVLLADDEPIITKGLSAILDWEDYGFEIVHTAESGEEALSYIKENPIDILISDILMGEMSGLDLIQEVKSIRSDTKSIVLTGYQEFDYIKRGLLLGIENYLVKPVDEEELLKTLQSVGQKLKVATAGSQTKDSTTMLDNTLWGFLTGEVSQHDCLERLALYNIEFNKPFYNVSILNIEHFQQSEVVNHIRHYIETKYSALCLHNPNQEIIIIFDGSSEEELIKQNQRLVTDLCNEQKRIGLFYLAMGKPVQMLDELNESFTMARDCSAMQLYLEPNVLITDKQALDRHDEQKQQQEFKDCLVKMLMNAEEESLALVDLFFKNLTEKDNLISPQVAKKYTFDLISYIHYSVRPDDLCLYTAVVERIVYSSDIEQMRDILTEYCYELILTVHNHVHLRSPIVQNVLTFIHAHFDQGLSLKTLGQQFHVNAIYLGQLFQKEVGVVFSEYLNRYRLEKAKELLKATHYRAGDIGKKVGYSDTTYFYKQFKKMVGTTPSEWRKI
- a CDS encoding glycoside hydrolase family 1 protein, with the protein product MKYLFPEKFWWGSAASGPQTEGAAMIDGRKESMWDFWYSQNPECFHHGVGPTHTSDFYHRFKEDIQLMKETGHNSFRTSIQWSRLIPNGTGEVNEKAVDFYNQVIDELLANDIEPFINLYHFDMPMCMQEIGGWENRNVIDAYVNYATTCFRLFGDRVKYWFTFNEPIVPVEASYLYDLHYPNVIDFKRAAIVAHHTIVAHAKAVEAFRKLELAGKIGIILNLTPSYPRSEDKEDRAAAHIADVFFNRSFLDPVTKGVYPRELVEILQARELLPPVEADDLEVIRNNPIDILGVNYYQPRRVKAKETQESENAPFMPEHLFDPYIMPGRKINPHRGWEIAEEVIYDIMIDIRDNYDNIPFFISENGMGVEGEEKFRNDAGYIEDDYRIEFVREHLQWVHKGIQEGANCLGYHMWTFMDNWSWTNAYKNRYGFVEVDLKNSLKRTVKKSGRWYKQLAENNGF
- a CDS encoding ROK family protein translates to MESEILMEAYMVFDIGGTFIKYAVMDESARKLRSGKLATPKDGLDSFLQTIQRVAEENAADFELQGIAVSSPGAVDIKTGYIGGASAIPYIHGVNMTAHIREKTRLRTVIENDANCAALAEGWLGAAKATDYYICIVIGTGIGGSIVLNQTILRGANLHGGEFGCMIMGAPAQEPLQGTWSLAASTNALVEEVKKRKQLEEGTFDGEAVFRLAKEGDSIAKECIAEFYKRLAIGIYNLKYALDPEKILIGGGVSSRPEVIEGINRELQQLRNDVSTLQIEVEACQFGNDANLVGALFHFLNTKY
- a CDS encoding endo-beta-N-acetylglucosaminidase, coding for MFSRFGKTKKTLIVTVSLLFTLQTGLSTALAGDTLPYTGDSATGLNQPTQHGYTANDILEWTPEADKNAEMLRSRVPLQERNQAFSATQANPNVSSETQMLNLAGDYGNAFMDSTAYTNKFGQYTFPYWQYIDYYSYWHGTASADVPNYLYNPSLPWYERWFEFGVLNIPNPAYTNAAHKNGVKSLAVIFFSSNDRGPQTYTQMLVKDKKGNFPVAEKLIEMAQYYGYDGYFFNQEEASSGVAVKDIPVYKEFLKVLRDKGLYVQWYDSVHNTTGKTRYENEFTAVNSPFVKDEQYGDLANSIFLNYLWNKQKMVNSKAHAESLGLDSLKTVFAGIEAGGDRFNKQRNDLRNNLDSNGKPLNSIAMLGSDFTHHGLDEDLGGEDTNRRNDSDYQWMSFIRDRAWWSGPNLDPTKTGRNGNAQLSDVAAKGDNWDGVAAYIAERSVIQGANFVSDFNMGRGQAYYVNGKVSNAEEWSNINIQDIPVTWQWWLETTGTPLQADFDFGPEYNAGSRYSYEKVGAFNGGSSLVVNGALDADNFLHLYKTDLQVKQGSELSLTYNKTSPDDSSEMSVGFIFKDNPDKVVKVKVPDSGKKTAGWVTAKLDLADFAGKEIASFGIHFANGDKKIDDYQMNIGQVKISDGSIKKPQAPTGLKITKALRDSNEMNISWDMEAYDNVKQYNVYNNGVYVGGIYDEVFYLKNLQSLSGEITLTAVSQDGQESDPAAVHYDLTKGVSNIKTVQSDNGDMVVSWKNPMDIDGKISINIATEYDYAKKVNETVTVKNGKTEVKLPDMPINGDKYLIKIKVGSNDWISYRGTFFDKSIEAYSAEKVTIEGNSVTWGLPESRDWHYLYVYENGEAKTFDTTYSQGHKPYIVRGRTHTKELTFETEATDSSLEFVLEDYSGNKASTVIRTTLDNLYSMINDLVESGELNNKSGEQLTKTLTAAKKHYDGGRLKQAATSLNKFKDELNDKEMKNVSEDTKNRLKANADYFLRNWKK